In one Coccinella septempunctata chromosome 6, icCocSept1.1, whole genome shotgun sequence genomic region, the following are encoded:
- the LOC123315580 gene encoding uncharacterized protein K02A2.6-like yields the protein MYKLKQTDRCLTFYNGTKVEPLGILNANVEFKRIVTNMNFYVFKNGGPPILGRDFLNIYNIGFSNLNFMNERINIKTNALINQFSNLFSEGVGLFNKSSLSLKLKNTNVTPKFHKARPIPYALKSPVEAEINRLLSLGIISPVDYSQWGTPVVPVLKKNGAVRLCGDNKVTINPHIEIDQHPLPRIQDLFGCLQGGVQFSKLDLSDAYQQVGLDDD from the exons ATGTACAAATTGAAACAGACTGATCGATGTCTCACTTTCTACAACGGAACCAAGGTAGAGCCTTTAGGTATTTTGAATGCTAATGTTGAATTTAAAAGAATTGTAactaatatgaatttttatgTCTTTAAAAACGGTGGCCCACCAATATTGGGTAGAGATTTCTTGAATATATACAATATTggcttttcaaatttgaatttcatgaatgaaagaattaatattaaaacAAATGCTCTGATAAATCAATTCTCGAATCTCTTTTCTGAAGGAGTAGGATTATTCAATAAGTCAAGCTTAAGTTTAAAGTTGAAAAATACCAATGTTACTCCTAAATTCCATAAGGCCCGTCCTATTCCATATGCTTTAAAATCGCCAGTCGAAGCTGAAATTAATCGCCTTCTTTCACTAGGTATCATCTCACCGGTAGACTATAGTCAGTGGGGCACTCCGGTAGTACCAGTGTTGAAGAAAAATGGTGCAGTCAGACTTTGTGGAGATAACAAGGTGACAATAAACCCCCACATTGAAATAGATCAACATCCATTACCAAGAATTCAAGATCTGTTTGGTTGTCTACAGGGAGGAGTTcaattttccaaattagacTTATCAGACGCGTATCAACAAGTAGGTTTGGATGATGATT AG